A genomic stretch from Bradyrhizobium quebecense includes:
- a CDS encoding ABC transporter ATP-binding protein: MSAQPVVQVEDLDVYYGTSQILFGVGLSVRQGETMALLGRNGAGKSTTMKAIMGLAPARRGKVTLRGQLVSGMRPHHIARAGLGFVPEDRQIFPAHSVEDNLVIGQKKGPDGEDEWSIRRVYDVFPLLEPLRHRIAGRLSGGEQQMLAIARTLMGNPVLLLLDEPSEGLAPIIVQRIGELLRQLRGTGATVLIAEQNMHFCLGLASHATVIDKGQIVYTSSIEELKANDNIRQRYLAL, translated from the coding sequence ATGAGCGCCCAGCCGGTGGTGCAGGTCGAGGATCTCGACGTCTATTATGGCACCAGCCAGATCCTGTTCGGCGTCGGCCTCTCGGTGCGGCAGGGCGAGACCATGGCGCTGCTGGGCCGCAACGGCGCCGGCAAGTCGACCACCATGAAGGCGATCATGGGGCTGGCGCCCGCACGCCGCGGCAAGGTGACCTTGCGCGGCCAGCTGGTGTCCGGGATGAGGCCGCATCACATCGCGCGGGCCGGGCTCGGCTTCGTGCCGGAGGACCGGCAGATCTTTCCCGCGCATAGCGTCGAGGACAACCTCGTCATCGGCCAGAAGAAGGGACCGGACGGCGAGGACGAGTGGTCGATCCGCCGCGTCTACGACGTGTTCCCGCTGCTGGAGCCGCTGCGGCACCGGATCGCCGGACGGCTGTCGGGTGGCGAGCAGCAGATGCTGGCGATTGCCCGCACGCTGATGGGCAATCCGGTGCTGCTGCTGCTGGACGAGCCGAGCGAGGGGCTGGCGCCGATCATCGTGCAGCGCATCGGCGAGCTGCTGCGGCAGCTCCGCGGCACCGGTGCCACGGTATTGATCGCCGAGCAGAACATGCATTTTTGCCTTGGCCTTGCGAGCCACGCGACGGTTATCGACAAGGGACAGATCGTCTACACATCCTCCATCGAAGAGCTGAAGGCCAACGACAACATCCGGCAGCGCTATCTGGCGCTGTAG
- a CDS encoding ABC transporter ATP-binding protein, with amino-acid sequence MLEIRALSKSFGGVKATDNVSLDFADGSLTAVIGPNGAGKSTFFNLITGALRPDAGQILLNGVDMAGKTPPEIVRHGIGRAFQVASIFPSLTVEETMLAAVCADQRRAGVMHRRFPLAETRDRAEHAMELLGLAGKRNRTAATLSHGDQKLLDIALALVLDPKVLLLDEPTAGMGTEERWRMIDKVRELWEKQKITVVFIEHDMDIVFKIAPEIVVLCYGRILATGTPDAIRRNEAVIEAYLGSDDHAGAVA; translated from the coding sequence ATGCTGGAGATTCGCGCCCTCTCGAAATCCTTTGGCGGCGTCAAGGCGACCGACAACGTCTCGTTGGACTTCGCCGACGGTTCGCTCACCGCCGTGATCGGCCCCAATGGTGCCGGCAAGAGCACGTTCTTCAACCTGATCACGGGCGCGCTGCGGCCGGACGCCGGGCAGATCCTGCTCAATGGCGTCGACATGGCGGGCAAGACGCCGCCCGAGATCGTGCGCCATGGCATCGGTCGTGCCTTCCAGGTCGCGAGCATCTTCCCCTCGCTGACGGTCGAGGAGACGATGCTGGCAGCGGTCTGTGCCGATCAGCGCCGCGCCGGCGTGATGCATCGCCGCTTTCCATTGGCCGAGACGCGCGACCGCGCCGAGCACGCGATGGAGCTGCTCGGCCTTGCCGGCAAGCGCAACAGGACCGCGGCGACGCTGTCGCATGGCGACCAGAAGCTGCTCGATATCGCGCTCGCACTGGTGCTTGACCCCAAGGTGCTGCTGCTCGATGAGCCGACCGCGGGCATGGGCACCGAGGAGCGGTGGCGCATGATCGACAAGGTGCGCGAGCTCTGGGAGAAGCAGAAGATCACCGTCGTGTTCATCGAGCACGACATGGACATCGTGTTCAAGATCGCACCTGAGATCGTCGTGCTGTGTTACGGCCGGATCCTGGCGACCGGGACGCCTGATGCGATCCGAAGGAATGAAGCCGTCATCGAGGCCTATCTCGGCAGCGACGACCATGCGGGAGCAGTGGCATGA